From the genome of Silurus meridionalis isolate SWU-2019-XX chromosome 12, ASM1480568v1, whole genome shotgun sequence, one region includes:
- the lrrc8da gene encoding volume-regulated anion channel subunit LRRC8D — protein sequence MFTLTEVASLNDIQPTYRILKPWWDVLMDYLGFVMLMIAIFAGTMQLTKDHVACLPFLDETNKTSSLHTTPSPAETSTLPLGTVPVATRDIPDTAVQDISVGAEPRPKGRKTNLDYQQYIFVNQMCYHVALPWYSKYFPYLVLIHTIVLMVSSNFWFKYPKTSSKIEHFVSILGRCFESPWTTKALSETACEDSEENKQRIIAGQFGPKQLSTDSQEDRSSSSQPLLGNNTMRFSAEKIFPEGPSMTILDKKDGEQAKALFEKVRTFRAHVEDSDFIYKLYVTQTFIKAIKLIVILGYTSTFAAHINFSHTCEPKIEYLTGYDRFFCTHNMAFMLRKLLFTFMAIIGLYCLVCLYALFWLFRRPLKEYSFEKVREESSFSDIPDVKNDFAFLLHMVDQYDQLHSKRFGIFLSEVSENKLREISLNHEWTLEKLRQHVTSNAQDKQELHLFMLSGLPNAVFDLTELEVLKLELIPEVRISAKLSQMTNLQELHLYNCPAKVEQTGFSFLRDHLRCLHVKFTDIEEIPPWVYLLRSLRELYLTGSLNSEHNKMISLESLKDLRQLKMLYLKCNLNKIPTNLTDLSPHLVKLVVNNDGTKLLVLNSLKKMTSLRELELHHCDLERIPHAIFSLTNLQDLDFKSNNIRTIEEVISFQHLKRLTCLKLWHNKIVSIPSNINQVKNLEALYLSYNKLETIPAALFYLPKLRHLDLGYNAVSLIPVEVGLLQSLQHFDITGNKVEVLPKQLFKCTKLKVLCVGNNSISVLPEFIGQLTQLIQLDVKGNCLDHLPYQLSQCHHLHKSFFNVEDHLFDTLPRELRECMTEAPTV from the coding sequence ATGTTTACCCTGACTGAAGTGGCCTCGCTGAATGACATCCAGCCCACCTATCGAATACTGAAGCCGTGGTGGGATGTCCTCATGGATTATCTCGGTTTTGTCATGTTGATGATCGCCATCTTTGCCGGGACGATGCAGTTAACCAAAGATCACGTGGCGTGTCTTCCTTTTCTAGACGAGACCAATAAGACATCAAGCTTGCACACGACACCAAGCCCAGCGGAGACCTCCACGTTACCGTTGGGAACCGTCCCCGTAGCCACACGAGATATTCCGGACACCGCAGTGCAGGACATCAGCGTCGGTGCTGAGCCTCGACCTAAAGGACGCAAAACAAACCTGGACTACCAGCAGTACATTTTTGTCAACCAGATGTGTTACCATGTTGCTTTGCCCTGGTACTCAAAGTACTTTCCCTACCTTGTCCTGATACACACCATTGTGTTGATGGTAAGTAGCAATTTCTGGTTCAAATACCCAAAGACCAGTTCAAAGATTGAACACTTCGTGTCCATCCTTGGAAGGTGCTTCGAATCACCCTGGACCACAAAGGCCTTGTCAGAAACTGCATGCGAAGACTCTGAAGAAAACAAGCAGAGAATCATCGCAGGGCAGTTTGGACCTAAACAGCTTTCCACAGACAGCCAAGAAGATCGTTCCAGTTCTTCCCAACCGCTGTTAGGAAACAACACCATGAGGTTCTCGGCTGAGAAGATCTTTCCTGAAGGTCCCAGCATGACCATTTTGGATAAAAAAGATGGCGAGCAAGCCAAGGCCCTTTTCGAGAAGGTCCGGACATTTCGAGCCCATGTTGAGGACAGTGACTTCATCTACAAACTCTATGTGACACAGACGTTCATCAAAGCGATCAAGTTAATAGTCATCCTGGGTTACACGTCAACTTTTGCTGCACACATCAATTTTTCTCATACATGTGAGCCCAAAATCGAGTACTTAACGGGGTACGATCGATTCTTCTGCACACACAATATGGCCTTCATGCTGAGGAAGCTCCTTTTTACATTCATGGCTATAATCGGCCTTTATTGCCTCGTGTGCCTGTATGCGCTCTTTTGGCTTTTTCGACGTCCGCTCAAGGAATACTCTTTCGAAAAAGTCAGGGAGGAAAGCAGCTTTAGCGATATCCCTGACGTCAAAAACGACTTTGCGTTTCTCCTCCATATGGTGGACCAGTACGACCAGTTACATTCCAAGCGATTCGGCATTTTCCTGTCAGAAGTCAGTGAAAACAAGCTTCGAGAAATTAGCCTTAATCACGAATGGACCCTGGAGAAACTGCGTCAACATGTAACCAGCAATGCCCAAGACAAGCAGGAGCTGCACTTATTCATGCTCTCAGGACTTCCCAATGCTGTATTCGATCTCACTGAGCTTGAAGTTCTCAAACTAGAACTTATCCCTGAGGTCCGGATTTCAGCCAAGCTTTCCCAGATGACCAATTTACAGGAACTTCATCTCTACAACTGTCCTGCCAAAGTAGAGCAAACAGGGTTCAGTTTCCTCCGCGATCACCTTCGTTGCCTTCACGTGAAGTTTACCGATATTGAAGAAATTCCTCCATGGGTTTATCTGCTGAGGAGCCTGAGGGAACTGTACCTGACTGGTAGCTTAAACTCAGAACACAACAAAATGATCAGTTTGGAATCCCTGAAAGACTTGAGGCAACTAAAGATGCTGTATCTCAAATGCAACCTCAACAAAATCCCCACCAACCTCACAGATCTTTCTCCACACCTCGTCAAGCTGGTTGTTAACAACGATGGGACAAAGCTCCTGGTGCTGAACAGTCTTAAGAAGATGACCAGCTTGCGTGAGCTGGAGCTCCATCACTGTGACCTGGAGAGGATCCCTCATGCTATTTTCAGCTTGACCAACCTGCAAGACCTGGATTTTAAATCCAACAACATCCGCACAATCGAAGAGGTCATCAGCTTTCAGCATCTGAAGAGACTGACGTGCCTCAAATTGTGGCACAATAAGATCGTCAGTATTCCGTCGAACATCAATCAGGTAAAAAACCTTGAGGCACTCTACCTCTCGTATAACAAACTCGAGACGATACCAGCCGCTCTGTTTTACCTGCCGAAGCTCAGGCACCTGGATCTCGGGTACAACGCCGTTTCTTTGATCCCGGTCGAAGTGGGACTTCTTCAGAGCCTACAGCACTTTGATATCACAGGCAACAAGGTGGAGGTTCTTCCTAAACAGCTGTTCAAATGTACCAAACTGAAGGTCCTCTGCGTGGGGAACAACAGCATCTCCGTCCTTCCCGAATTCATCGGACAGTTAACGCAACTCATTCAACTGGACGTGAAGGGGAACTGCCTTGATCACCTTCCGTACCAACTTAGTCAGTGTCACCATCTTCATAAAAGTTTTTTCAACGTGGAGGATCATCTTTTTGACACACTTCCACGTGAGTTAAGAGAGTGTATGACTGAGGCGCCGACAGTTTAG